A genomic stretch from Falco naumanni isolate bFalNau1 chromosome 4, bFalNau1.pat, whole genome shotgun sequence includes:
- the UBE2I gene encoding SUMO-conjugating enzyme UBC9, with the protein MSGIALSRLAQERKAWRKDHPFGFVAVPTKNPDGTMNLMNWECAIPGKKGTPWEGGLFKLRMLFKDDYPSSPPKCKFEPPLFHPNVYPSGTVCLSILEEDKDWRPAITIKQILLGIQELLNEPNIQDPAQAEAYTIYCQNRVEYEKRVRAQAKKFAPS; encoded by the exons ATGTCTGGCATAGCTCTTAGCAGACTTGCACAGGAGAgaaaagcctggagaaaagatCATCCATTT GGATTTGTAGCAGTACCTACAAAAAATCCAGATGGCACAATGAATCTAATGAACTGGGAGTGTGCTATTCCAGGAAAGAAAGGG ACACCATGGGAAGGAGGCTTATTTAAACTACGGATGCTTTTCAAGGATGATTACCCTTCTTCACCCCCAAAAT GTAAATTTGAACCACCATTATTCCATCCAAACGTGTATCCTTCAGGCACAGTGTGTCTCTCCATCTTAGAGGAGGATAAGGACTGGAGGCCAGCAATCACAATTAAACAG ATCTTGTTAGGAATACAAGAACTTCTAAATGAACCAAATATTCAAGACCCAGCTCAAGCAGAGGCTTACACAATTTACTG CCAAAACAGAGTGGAATATGAAAAGAGGGTTCGAGCACAAGCCAAGAAGTTTGCACCATCATAA